In bacterium YEK0313, one genomic interval encodes:
- a CDS encoding Cupin domain protein, whose protein sequence is MIAAPLVAVHHVEDYAGGIQLKELDLEEAGERVTPFKASIITVPPGITTPVDQHDVRECWVVISGRGELTSEGVSTPLEPGSVTYFASQRSHQVRNTGTDELKFFSAWWSVNG, encoded by the coding sequence ATGATTGCCGCGCCACTCGTCGCCGTTCACCATGTCGAGGACTATGCCGGCGGCATTCAGCTGAAGGAGCTGGATCTGGAGGAGGCCGGCGAGCGGGTGACCCCGTTCAAGGCCTCGATCATCACCGTGCCGCCCGGCATCACGACGCCCGTCGACCAGCATGACGTGAGGGAGTGCTGGGTGGTGATATCGGGACGGGGCGAGCTGACGAGCGAGGGTGTCTCGACGCCGCTCGAACCCGGCTCGGTCACCTATTTCGCCTCGCAGCGATCGCATCAGGTGCGCAATACCGGCACGGACGAACTGAAGTTCTTCTCGGCCTGGTGGAGCGTCAACGGATAG
- a CDS encoding Integrase core domain protein, whose translation MDERLRFVARLLDGEAMTEACRAFGISRKTGYKIFSRYKEHGQEALSDRSRRPVRYANQLPGQIESLIVTLKRDKPHWGARKLRELIVRRLAGDVRVPARSTIHAVLHRHGLVKPPGRPRHRAHGTALSQGAVANALWCADFKGEFKLGNGQYCYPLTVTDHASRFLLMCEALDSVREELAITAFEQLFRERGLPEAIRSDNGVPFASPNGLFNLSRLSVWWLRLGIAIERIQPGQPQQNGRHERMHLTLKKEATRPAGQNSLQQQGRFDAFQKEFNTERPHEGLDMKCPAEVYTPSCRPYTGLPELSYPLHDRDVMITACGRLCLHRKKINVSTVLAGQRVGIKEVDEGIWLVSFMSYDLGYFDLEQKTLQPLDNPFGPRVSPMS comes from the coding sequence ATGGACGAGCGTCTTCGCTTCGTTGCCCGCCTGCTGGATGGAGAGGCGATGACGGAGGCCTGTCGGGCCTTCGGCATCTCACGCAAGACCGGCTACAAGATCTTCAGCCGCTACAAGGAGCACGGACAGGAGGCCCTGAGCGATCGCTCGCGCCGGCCGGTGCGTTATGCCAACCAGTTGCCCGGCCAGATCGAGAGCCTGATCGTGACGCTCAAGCGGGACAAGCCGCACTGGGGCGCGCGCAAGCTGCGCGAACTGATCGTGCGGCGGTTGGCCGGCGACGTACGGGTGCCGGCTCGTAGCACCATCCATGCGGTCCTGCATCGCCACGGCCTGGTGAAGCCGCCGGGGCGCCCGCGCCATCGGGCCCATGGCACGGCGCTGTCGCAAGGGGCGGTCGCCAATGCGCTGTGGTGCGCCGACTTCAAGGGGGAGTTCAAGCTCGGCAACGGACAGTACTGCTACCCGCTCACCGTGACCGACCACGCCTCGCGCTTCCTGCTCATGTGCGAAGCATTGGACTCGGTGCGGGAAGAGCTGGCGATCACGGCCTTCGAGCAGTTGTTCCGCGAGCGGGGCCTGCCGGAGGCCATTCGCTCCGACAATGGCGTGCCCTTTGCCAGCCCGAACGGCCTGTTCAATCTGTCCAGGCTCTCGGTCTGGTGGCTCAGGCTCGGCATTGCCATCGAACGCATCCAGCCCGGCCAGCCGCAGCAGAATGGGCGGCACGAGCGCATGCATCTCACGCTGAAGAAGGAAGCGACCCGTCCGGCCGGCCAGAACAGCCTGCAGCAGCAGGGCCGGTTCGATGCCTTCCAGAAGGAGTTCAACACCGAGCGTCCTCACGAGGGGCTCGACATGAAGTGTCCGGCCGAGGTCTATACGCCATCATGCAGGCCCTACACGGGCCTGCCGGAGCTCAGCTATCCCCTGCATGACCGCGACGTGATGATCACCGCCTGCGGCCGCCTGTGCCTGCACCGAAAGAAGATCAACGTCTCGACCGTGCTCGCCGGTCAGCGCGTCGGCATCAAGGAAGTCGACGAGGGCATTTGGCTCGTCAGCTTCATGAGCTACGATCTCGGCTACTTCGATTTGGAACAGAAAACCCTGCAGCCACTCGACAACCCGTTCGGGCCAAGAGTGTCACCCATGTCTTAG
- the mshA_3 gene encoding D-inositol 3-phosphate glycosyltransferase → MKIAQIAPLAERCPPRLYGGTERIVSYLTEELVRLGHDVTLFASGDSRTKAKLVPCCDMALRLNPSVRDPLPYHMLMLEQVRRCADEFDVLHFHIDLMHYPLAASLGRMVTTLHGRLDLPDLPPFYAAFPRYPLVSISDSQRRPLAFANWAATVHHGLPEDLLPFSANPKEGYLAFLGRISPEKRPDRAIEIAARAGMKLKIAAKVDKADEAYWNGTVRPMLASHPNVEFVGEINEHDKATFLGEASALLFPIDWPEPFGLVMIEAMACGTPVIAFRNGSVPEVIDEGVSGFIVSNVDEAAAAARHIDLIDRAEVRAAFQERFTAERMARDYLDVYRGLEGGLPGVMRPPARVGNGIDLEAMT, encoded by the coding sequence ATGAAGATTGCCCAGATCGCGCCGCTCGCCGAGCGCTGCCCGCCAAGGCTCTACGGCGGCACCGAGCGGATCGTATCCTATCTGACCGAGGAGCTCGTTCGGCTGGGGCACGACGTCACGCTGTTTGCGAGTGGCGACTCGCGAACGAAAGCCAAGCTCGTTCCGTGCTGCGACATGGCCTTGCGGCTGAATCCATCGGTCCGGGACCCGCTTCCCTATCACATGCTGATGCTGGAACAGGTCCGGCGCTGCGCCGACGAGTTCGACGTGCTGCACTTCCATATCGACCTGATGCATTATCCGCTCGCCGCCTCGCTCGGCCGGATGGTCACGACGCTGCATGGACGGCTCGACCTGCCGGATCTGCCACCCTTCTACGCGGCCTTTCCGCGATATCCTCTGGTCTCGATATCCGACAGCCAGCGCCGCCCGCTCGCCTTCGCCAACTGGGCGGCGACGGTCCATCATGGCCTGCCCGAGGATCTGCTGCCGTTCAGCGCCAACCCGAAGGAGGGCTATCTCGCCTTCCTCGGCCGGATTTCACCCGAGAAACGCCCGGACCGCGCGATCGAGATCGCTGCGCGCGCCGGCATGAAACTGAAGATCGCAGCCAAAGTCGACAAAGCCGACGAGGCCTATTGGAACGGGACGGTCCGGCCGATGCTGGCCTCGCATCCCAATGTCGAATTCGTCGGCGAGATCAACGAGCACGACAAGGCGACATTCCTCGGCGAGGCGAGCGCGCTGCTGTTCCCGATCGACTGGCCGGAGCCTTTCGGCCTCGTCATGATCGAAGCGATGGCCTGCGGCACTCCGGTCATCGCCTTCCGCAACGGGTCGGTGCCGGAGGTGATCGACGAAGGTGTCTCCGGCTTCATCGTCAGCAATGTCGACGAAGCCGCCGCCGCCGCCCGCCATATCGACCTCATCGACCGCGCCGAGGTGCGCGCCGCCTTCCAGGAGCGCTTCACGGCCGAGCGGATGGCGCGCGACTATCTCGATGTCTATCGCGGCCTGGAAGGTGGGCTTCCGGGCGTAATGCGGCCCCCGGCCAGGGTCGGCAATGGCATCGACCTGGAGGCTATGACCTGA
- the groS3 gene encoding 10 kDa chaperonin 3, whose translation MKFRPLHDRVVVRRIDAEGRTKGGIIIPDTAQEKPQEGEVVAAGPGRHDEQGKLIPLDVKVGDRVLFGKWSGTEVKIDGEELLIVKESDIMGVVEAAATFKKAA comes from the coding sequence ATGAAGTTTCGGCCACTGCACGATCGCGTCGTCGTGAGGCGCATCGACGCGGAGGGGAGGACCAAGGGCGGGATCATCATTCCCGACACCGCCCAGGAGAAGCCGCAGGAAGGAGAGGTCGTCGCGGCCGGGCCGGGCCGCCACGACGAACAGGGCAAGCTCATTCCGCTCGACGTCAAGGTCGGCGACCGCGTCCTCTTCGGCAAATGGAGCGGGACCGAGGTCAAGATCGACGGCGAGGAGCTGCTGATCGTCAAGGAGAGCGACATTATGGGCGTGGTCGAGGCGGCCGCGACCTTCAAGAAGGCCGCCTGA
- a CDS encoding FAD dependent oxidoreductase: MGFDLAIIGGGIVGATIAALARIRRPLARIALLEQHLVGTGASLYGGALRVPLGTSRTHRALTARSEDLFRAIEAWGGPLPGRPLPIVWIVPATRREAFAGCLTGASEAAGPATRRALEARVPGLALDPGDVVLTGPPAWHGNPGATARRLVGALRRQAGFVAYEGFRVAAVDVRPDGCDVVGADGDVLRSRQVVRATGPWLALPGAGAQPAELRTKKVSALHVDLAARDDDPAIVFVDDDAYLLPDPDSGRWIFCISSDEWDVAPQRSGLGVSGRDRAIAARVLGRHAPALTALCRGGRVFCDGYTDDRLPLVACDPGTRRLVHALGGSGAGYRFAPAMAEQALALLGLEPGEAAEVPASMPQADLVPP; encoded by the coding sequence ATGGGCTTCGACCTCGCGATCATCGGCGGCGGGATTGTCGGAGCGACGATCGCAGCTCTCGCCCGCATCAGGCGGCCGCTGGCCCGTATCGCGCTCCTCGAGCAGCATCTGGTCGGCACCGGCGCGTCGCTCTACGGCGGGGCGCTGCGCGTGCCGCTCGGCACCAGCAGGACGCACCGCGCGCTGACAGCGCGCAGCGAGGACCTGTTCCGCGCCATCGAAGCCTGGGGCGGGCCGCTGCCAGGCCGGCCGCTGCCGATCGTCTGGATCGTGCCGGCAACGCGGCGCGAAGCCTTCGCCGGCTGCCTCACCGGCGCGAGCGAAGCGGCCGGGCCGGCCACGCGGCGTGCGCTCGAGGCACGCGTGCCGGGTCTGGCCCTCGATCCCGGCGACGTGGTGCTCACCGGGCCGCCGGCCTGGCACGGCAATCCGGGAGCGACGGCGCGGCGTCTCGTCGGCGCCTTGCGCCGGCAGGCTGGTTTCGTCGCCTATGAAGGCTTCCGGGTCGCGGCCGTCGACGTGCGGCCCGACGGCTGCGACGTCGTCGGTGCCGATGGGGACGTCCTGCGCAGCCGGCAGGTGGTCCGCGCGACCGGTCCCTGGCTCGCGCTCCCCGGTGCCGGCGCTCAGCCGGCGGAGCTCCGCACCAAGAAGGTCAGCGCGCTGCATGTCGACCTTGCCGCGCGCGACGACGATCCGGCCATCGTCTTCGTCGACGACGACGCCTATCTGCTGCCGGACCCGGACAGCGGGCGCTGGATCTTCTGCATCAGCAGCGACGAATGGGATGTCGCGCCGCAGCGGTCCGGGCTCGGCGTCAGTGGCCGCGACCGGGCGATCGCCGCCCGCGTGCTCGGCCGTCACGCGCCGGCGCTGACGGCGCTCTGCCGCGGCGGCCGGGTGTTCTGCGACGGCTATACCGACGACCGCCTGCCTCTGGTCGCCTGCGATCCGGGCACGCGGCGTCTGGTCCATGCTCTCGGCGGTTCCGGGGCCGGCTACCGGTTCGCGCCGGCGATGGCCGAGCAGGCCCTCGCGCTCCTCGGGCTCGAACCGGGCGAGGCAGCGGAAGTGCCGGCATCGATGCCGCAGGCCGACCTCGTGCCGCCCTGA
- the groL5 gene encoding 60 kDa chaperonin 5, with product MAAKDVKFSQDARERMLRGVDTLANAVKVTLGPKGRNVVIEKSFGAPRITKDGVTVAKEIELSDKFENMGAQMVREVAAKQADAAGDGTTTATVLAQAIVREGAKAVAAGMNPMDLKRGIDLAVQAVTKSLGEHSKTITGSEEVAQVGTISANGDRTIGEMIAEAMKKVGKEGVITVEEAKTAETELDIVEGMQFDRGYLSPYFVTNGEKMTVELEDPYILIHDKKLTGLQTLLPLLEAVVKSGKPLLIVAEDVEGEALATLVVNKLRGGLKIAAVKAPGFGDRRKAMLEDIAILTGGTAISEDLGIKLENVTLDMLGRAKRVRIEKENTTIVDGMGSRADIDARIAQIKAQIEETTSDYDREKLQERLAKLAGGVAVIRVGGATEVEVKEKKDRVDDALNATRAAVEEGILPGGGVALLRAIKALEGLAPASDDQRTGIDIVRRAISAPAKQIVENAGEDGGVVIGKLLEATDYAWGYDAQTGEYRDLVKAGIIDPTKVVRTAIQDAASVAGLLITTEAMIADLPKKDTVPAAAAAGGMDY from the coding sequence ATGGCTGCGAAGGACGTCAAGTTTTCGCAGGACGCGCGCGAGCGGATGCTGCGTGGTGTCGACACGCTGGCAAACGCCGTGAAGGTGACGCTGGGTCCCAAGGGCCGCAACGTCGTGATCGAGAAGTCGTTCGGTGCTCCCCGCATCACCAAGGACGGCGTCACCGTCGCAAAGGAGATCGAGCTTTCCGACAAGTTCGAAAATATGGGCGCGCAGATGGTGCGCGAAGTTGCCGCCAAGCAAGCCGATGCGGCGGGCGACGGCACCACGACGGCAACGGTCCTGGCTCAGGCGATCGTCCGCGAAGGCGCCAAGGCTGTCGCCGCGGGCATGAACCCGATGGACCTGAAGCGCGGGATCGATCTTGCGGTGCAGGCGGTGACGAAATCCCTCGGCGAACATTCCAAGACGATCACCGGCTCCGAAGAGGTCGCCCAGGTCGGCACCATCTCCGCCAACGGCGATCGCACGATCGGCGAGATGATCGCCGAGGCGATGAAAAAGGTCGGCAAGGAGGGCGTCATCACGGTCGAGGAGGCCAAGACGGCCGAGACGGAGCTCGACATCGTCGAGGGCATGCAGTTCGACCGCGGCTATCTCTCACCCTATTTCGTCACCAACGGCGAAAAGATGACCGTCGAGCTCGAGGATCCCTACATCCTGATCCACGACAAGAAACTCACGGGCCTCCAGACGCTGCTGCCTCTGCTGGAGGCGGTGGTCAAATCCGGCAAGCCGCTGCTGATCGTGGCCGAAGACGTCGAAGGCGAAGCTCTCGCCACGCTGGTCGTCAACAAGCTCCGCGGCGGGCTCAAGATCGCCGCCGTGAAGGCTCCGGGCTTCGGCGATCGGCGCAAGGCGATGCTCGAAGATATCGCGATCCTGACCGGAGGCACCGCGATCAGCGAGGACCTCGGCATCAAGCTCGAAAACGTCACGCTCGACATGCTCGGCCGCGCCAAGCGCGTGCGCATCGAGAAGGAGAACACCACCATCGTCGACGGGATGGGCTCCAGAGCCGACATCGACGCGCGGATCGCACAGATCAAGGCGCAGATCGAGGAGACGACCTCCGACTACGATCGCGAGAAGCTCCAGGAGCGGCTGGCGAAGCTCGCCGGCGGGGTCGCTGTCATCCGTGTCGGCGGCGCGACCGAGGTCGAGGTCAAGGAAAAGAAGGACCGCGTCGACGACGCCCTGAACGCCACGCGCGCCGCGGTGGAGGAAGGCATCCTGCCGGGCGGCGGCGTTGCGCTGCTGCGCGCGATCAAGGCGCTGGAGGGCCTTGCGCCGGCCAGCGACGATCAGCGCACCGGCATCGACATCGTCCGCCGGGCCATCAGCGCCCCCGCCAAGCAGATCGTCGAGAATGCCGGAGAGGATGGCGGCGTTGTCATCGGCAAGCTGCTGGAGGCGACCGACTATGCCTGGGGCTATGACGCGCAGACGGGCGAATATCGCGATCTGGTCAAGGCCGGCATCATCGACCCGACCAAGGTCGTGCGCACGGCGATCCAGGATGCCGCCTCCGTCGCTGGCCTGCTGATCACGACCGAGGCCATGATTGCCGACCTTCCGAAGAAGGACACGGTTCCGGCGGCCGCCGCAGCCGGCGGCATGGACTATTGA
- the aruH gene encoding Arginine--pyruvate transaminase AruH, with protein sequence MARAGEAVLLPAPWYFNHQMTLNMLGIEARPLPCLAAGGFVPDLAAAERLIDGRVRAIVLVTPNNPTGAIYPAAVIAGFAALARARGIALIVDETYRDFLGDGAGRAHELFADPAWRDTVIQLYSFSKAYAVPGHRLGAITAGPAAMAGILKILDSFQICPARPGQTALAWAIEGLADWRAATRSTINGRIDAFRTVMQACPGWAISSIGAYFAYVRHPFAGVPAERVAEALATGRGVLGLPGSYFGPGQDGHLRFAFANADEAAIATLPARLAGLAP encoded by the coding sequence GTGGCCCGGGCCGGCGAGGCCGTGCTGCTGCCCGCGCCCTGGTACTTCAACCACCAGATGACGCTGAACATGCTGGGCATCGAGGCAAGGCCCCTGCCCTGTCTCGCCGCCGGCGGCTTCGTGCCGGACCTTGCCGCTGCCGAACGGCTCATCGACGGCCGGGTGCGCGCCATCGTGCTGGTGACGCCGAACAATCCGACCGGCGCGATCTATCCGGCCGCCGTCATCGCCGGCTTCGCGGCGCTTGCCCGCGCCCGCGGCATCGCCCTGATCGTCGACGAGACCTATCGCGATTTTCTCGGCGACGGCGCCGGACGCGCTCACGAACTCTTCGCCGATCCGGCCTGGCGCGACACGGTGATCCAGCTCTACTCCTTCTCCAAGGCCTATGCCGTGCCCGGCCATCGGCTGGGCGCGATCACGGCGGGGCCCGCCGCCATGGCCGGCATCCTGAAGATCCTCGACAGCTTCCAGATCTGCCCGGCCCGCCCGGGCCAGACGGCGCTCGCCTGGGCGATCGAAGGGCTCGCCGACTGGCGGGCGGCGACGCGGTCCACCATCAACGGCCGCATCGATGCCTTCAGGACCGTGATGCAGGCCTGCCCGGGCTGGGCGATCTCCTCGATCGGCGCCTATTTCGCCTATGTCCGCCATCCCTTCGCCGGCGTCCCGGCCGAGCGGGTGGCAGAGGCGCTGGCGACTGGCCGGGGCGTGCTCGGCCTGCCCGGCAGCTATTTCGGCCCCGGCCAGGACGGACATCTGCGCTTCGCCTTCGCGAATGCGGACGAGGCAGCGATCGCCACCCTGCCCGCGCGCCTTGCAGGCCTCGCGCCCTGA
- a CDS encoding Major Facilitator Superfamily protein, which produces MTSMTAPAQETQMLPRILVYLGSFSIATAYGLFLILPLHVKALGGNEEVVGRILFAGAFGTLLSVGLTTRLVTIWKPYLVLAAGALCYAAGSGLFAFSSTLSALDLVGGFLLGVGWALAFTISPIMLSNLVTDANRAVLFSVLSAFNALGLGIAPLTAQRLIAAGVPHSRIFLIAVILSVLSAALFYAAGRSLARIVVPRQEAAAEGELAALLHILRSPAIYPLIMVFLGACVLSSMFNFQTTYALVQGLDYSIFYGFYTAAVIAGRFLVSGMVSRREPMTMTIVLLTLMVLSMLSFAVTGANVPLYAASAALFGLSYGLVYPLIQAQAVNASPEALRPRTLVYFSMAYFIGFFGFPLIGGRIIVTSGYQVLLVALLVLAGLELAVAVWRSVAARSRPAEAPAPGKAD; this is translated from the coding sequence ATGACCTCAATGACCGCGCCCGCCCAGGAAACCCAGATGCTGCCGCGCATCCTGGTCTATCTCGGCAGTTTCAGCATCGCCACCGCCTATGGCCTGTTCCTCATCCTGCCGCTGCATGTCAAAGCGCTCGGCGGCAACGAGGAGGTGGTCGGGCGGATCCTGTTCGCCGGAGCCTTCGGCACGCTTCTCAGCGTCGGATTGACGACGCGCCTGGTGACGATCTGGAAACCCTATCTGGTGCTGGCAGCCGGCGCGCTCTGCTATGCCGCCGGCAGCGGCCTCTTCGCTTTCTCCAGCACGCTGTCAGCGCTCGATCTCGTCGGCGGCTTCCTGCTCGGCGTCGGCTGGGCGCTGGCCTTCACGATCTCGCCGATCATGCTGTCGAACCTCGTCACCGACGCCAACAGGGCGGTGCTGTTCAGTGTGCTCTCGGCATTCAACGCGCTGGGCCTCGGCATTGCGCCGCTGACCGCCCAGCGGCTCATCGCGGCCGGCGTGCCACACAGCCGCATCTTCCTCATCGCGGTGATCCTGTCGGTCCTGAGCGCGGCGCTGTTCTACGCCGCCGGGCGTTCGCTCGCCCGCATCGTCGTGCCGCGCCAGGAAGCGGCAGCGGAAGGCGAACTCGCGGCGCTCCTGCACATCCTGCGATCGCCGGCAATCTATCCGCTGATCATGGTGTTTCTCGGCGCCTGCGTCCTCTCGTCCATGTTCAACTTCCAGACCACCTATGCGCTGGTCCAGGGCCTCGACTATTCGATCTTCTACGGCTTCTACACGGCCGCGGTGATCGCCGGCCGGTTTCTGGTCAGCGGCATGGTCAGCCGGCGCGAGCCGATGACGATGACCATCGTGCTGCTCACGCTGATGGTGCTGTCGATGCTGTCATTCGCGGTGACCGGCGCGAACGTTCCGCTCTATGCGGCGAGCGCGGCGCTGTTCGGCCTCAGCTACGGCCTCGTCTATCCGCTGATCCAGGCCCAGGCGGTCAATGCTTCGCCGGAGGCGCTGAGGCCGCGCACGCTGGTCTACTTCTCCATGGCCTATTTCATCGGCTTCTTCGGCTTTCCGCTGATCGGCGGACGGATCATCGTGACCAGCGGGTACCAGGTCCTGCTGGTGGCATTGCTGGTCCTCGCCGGGCTTGAGCTCGCCGTGGCGGTCTGGCGTTCCGTCGCGGCGCGATCGCGGCCAGCGGAGGCTCCCGCGCCGGGCAAGGCCGACTAG
- the cspG gene encoding Cold shock-like protein CspG has product MTSDGSDPDGQGGKNNLHVRGAGQPAVDEVPADLVEISGTIKWFDVAKGYGFIVPDGGGADVLLHVTSLRRDGFQTAYEGARIVVEATMRQRGMQTFRVLSMDDSTAVNPSQLPPARTHVSVTPTSGLERAEVKWFNRLRGFGFLSRGPGTPDIFVHMETLRRYGLTELRPGQWVLVRYGDGSKGLMAAEVRPDGAPFPASH; this is encoded by the coding sequence ATGACCTCGGACGGTTCCGATCCGGACGGCCAGGGTGGCAAGAACAACCTTCACGTGCGGGGGGCTGGCCAGCCGGCCGTCGACGAGGTGCCGGCGGATCTCGTCGAAATCTCCGGCACGATCAAATGGTTCGATGTGGCCAAGGGTTACGGTTTCATCGTGCCGGACGGCGGCGGTGCCGACGTGCTGCTGCACGTCACCAGCCTGCGCCGCGACGGTTTTCAGACGGCCTATGAAGGTGCGCGGATCGTGGTCGAGGCGACCATGCGCCAGCGCGGCATGCAGACCTTCCGCGTCCTGTCGATGGACGATTCGACGGCGGTGAATCCCTCGCAGCTGCCGCCGGCACGCACCCATGTCTCGGTGACGCCGACGAGTGGCCTGGAGCGGGCCGAGGTGAAGTGGTTCAACCGCCTGCGCGGCTTCGGCTTCCTGTCGCGCGGCCCCGGCACGCCCGACATCTTCGTGCACATGGAAACGCTGCGCCGCTACGGGCTCACGGAATTGCGACCGGGCCAGTGGGTTCTGGTGCGTTATGGTGACGGCTCCAAGGGTCTGATGGCCGCGGAAGTCCGTCCGGACGGGGCGCCTTTCCCGGCCTCGCACTGA
- a CDS encoding hypothetical protein (ETC complex I subunit conserved region) yields the protein MVARIYRPAKTAMQSGQAKTHDWRLDFEPEAPRVVEPLMGYTSSTDMRQQVRLTFETKEDAIAYAEKNGLAYEVFETDTPKRRTAAYSDNFKFNRIGTWTH from the coding sequence GTGGTGGCCCGCATCTATCGACCCGCCAAGACCGCGATGCAGTCCGGTCAGGCCAAGACCCACGACTGGCGGCTCGATTTCGAGCCGGAGGCGCCGCGCGTGGTCGAGCCGCTGATGGGTTATACGAGCTCGACCGACATGCGCCAGCAGGTGCGTCTGACCTTCGAGACCAAGGAAGACGCCATCGCCTATGCCGAGAAGAACGGCCTGGCCTACGAGGTGTTCGAGACTGATACGCCGAAGCGGCGCACGGCGGCCTATTCGGACAATTTCAAGTTCAACCGCATCGGAACCTGGACCCACTGA
- the gloA gene encoding Lactoylglutathione lyase: MRYLHTMVRVTDLDQSLDFYCNKLGLVEVRRIDNEKGRFTLVFLAAPEDKAQAEADAAAGRRGGALVELTYNWDPEVYTGGRSFGHLAYEVDDIYATCDRLQKAGIVINRPPRDGVMAFVRSPDNISIELLQKGAAKAPAEPWASMPNTGAW, encoded by the coding sequence ATGCGTTATCTTCACACCATGGTTCGCGTCACCGACCTCGACCAGTCGCTCGACTTCTACTGCAACAAGCTCGGCCTTGTGGAGGTCCGCCGGATCGACAACGAGAAGGGCCGCTTCACCCTCGTCTTCCTTGCCGCCCCCGAGGACAAGGCCCAGGCCGAGGCCGATGCCGCCGCCGGCCGCCGTGGCGGCGCGCTGGTCGAATTGACCTACAACTGGGACCCGGAAGTCTATACCGGCGGCCGCAGCTTCGGCCACCTCGCCTATGAGGTCGACGACATCTACGCGACCTGCGACAGGCTGCAGAAGGCCGGTATCGTGATCAACCGGCCGCCGCGTGACGGTGTCATGGCCTTCGTCCGCTCGCCCGACAACATCTCGATCGAACTCCTGCAGAAGGGCGCCGCCAAGGCGCCCGCGGAGCCCTGGGCCTCCATGCCGAACACCGGAGCCTGGTGA
- the cobB_2 gene encoding NAD-dependent protein deacetylase, translating into MDAELKTAANDLASLVEQSSRALAFTGAGLSTECGIPDFRSPGGLWARNKPIPFDAFMTSRAARSEAWRRKFAMDESFKAAVPGRGHRALAAMVATGRLRGIVTQNIDNLHQDSGVPGERLIELHGNGTYATCLHCARRYELGWVREAFEAAGGEAPDCSACGGPVKSATISFGQAMPEAEMRRALDWSVEADLFIAIGSSLVVHPAAGLPVAAKRAGARLVILNREDTPLDGLADRVIAADIGTVLQSVVERLGIAGPG; encoded by the coding sequence ATGGACGCGGAGTTGAAGACGGCGGCGAACGATCTGGCAAGCCTCGTCGAACAATCCAGCCGTGCGCTCGCTTTTACCGGTGCGGGGCTGTCGACGGAATGCGGAATTCCGGATTTTCGTTCGCCCGGTGGATTGTGGGCGCGCAACAAGCCCATCCCCTTCGACGCCTTCATGACGAGCCGGGCGGCCCGCAGCGAAGCCTGGCGGCGCAAATTCGCGATGGACGAGAGCTTCAAGGCGGCCGTGCCGGGACGCGGCCACCGCGCGCTGGCAGCAATGGTCGCGACCGGCCGGCTGCGCGGCATCGTCACGCAGAACATCGACAATCTGCATCAGGACTCCGGCGTGCCCGGCGAGCGGCTGATTGAGCTGCACGGCAACGGCACCTATGCGACCTGCCTTCATTGCGCGCGCCGCTACGAGCTTGGCTGGGTTCGCGAGGCGTTCGAGGCGGCTGGCGGCGAGGCGCCCGACTGCAGCGCCTGCGGCGGCCCGGTGAAATCCGCCACCATCTCGTTCGGGCAGGCCATGCCGGAAGCCGAGATGCGGCGCGCGCTCGACTGGTCGGTGGAGGCGGATCTGTTCATCGCGATCGGTTCCTCGCTCGTCGTCCACCCTGCTGCAGGGCTGCCGGTCGCGGCCAAGCGCGCGGGTGCGCGGCTGGTCATCCTCAACCGTGAGGATACGCCGCTCGACGGGCTGGCGGACCGGGTGATCGCAGCGGATATCGGCACGGTGCTGCAATCTGTGGTCGAGCGGCTCGGTATTGCAGGTCCCGGCTGA